Genomic DNA from Colius striatus isolate bColStr4 chromosome 7, bColStr4.1.hap1, whole genome shotgun sequence:
CCATCTTCCAAACACAGCTTGTAAAAATAATGTTTGGGGTTCTTTTCCCGGCTTTCAGTGCTTCAAGCCTGCTGGGAGGTTGCAGGTTGGGTTTTGCGGCTCTGCGCTGTCAGTACTGGAGTTGGAAAAGTTTCTTTCTTGgtttctggtggttttgggtGTGTGCAGTGCCAGGGTTTTGGAGGGGATGGTGTCATGCGAGATGGCCCCAGCGTGTTATGAGACCATGAGCTGTGGGGAGCCCTGGGAGCATGCTGGGACCCCACTGGACTGAAGCCTTCCCACCTGGTCTTCCGTGGTCATGTGAAATTGCGCTTACTGGGTGGTTCATGTCCAGCTGATGAGTTTCAGGGCTGTTATGTCTGAACTGGAGTTTACCACCTGGAAAATCTTCCTgtcccttttcctctcccttctgcATGTCTTCCCAAGCCCCAAGGGCATTTTTTCCAATGGCAGCGCTCCTACGACTTGCTCCCTTCACCACACTGGTGTTGCCTCTGTCTTCATCCTTGCTGGCCTTTACCCCCTTTGCCAGTACCTGCTGTGGAGCTCCCCGCTTCaccctgaggagctgctgggtttGATGAGCCGTGCTCAGCCCTAGCCATGCACTGAGGACTGTGGAGCACCCACTGCGACCAGGGATGCAGGCTAGGTGCTCCCCCTCCCACCCTATCTCACTGCGTGCCTCTCATCTCTCTCTCAGGCGACCAAGCAGTTCCTGGAGGAGATCAACAAATGGACAGGCCAGTACAATGTGTCCCCACTCTCCTGGAACGTGGCCGTCAAGTTCCTCATGGCCCGCAAGTTCGACGTCCTGCGGGCCATCGAGCTCTTCCACTCCTACCGGGTAAGCGAATGGGGCCGACACCACTCTGCGAGAGATCTCCAGTCCCACAGACTACCCTccccctgccttttttttctctttttcccactCCCTTATGAGTTTTGTTCGTCTGGAAAATCCTTTTTCAACCAAGGCAAGTCTCCATGGAGACCTTGGCGACCCCAGTCACCTCCCCTGCGTTGAGAGCAGCGCATGTGCTCGCAGGGCATCCTCCTGCCTGCTGTGtgaccctgcagcacagcagctccccacATACACAGGGTATCTCTTCATACGGACCTTTCCCACCCTGGGTTTGCAAAGCTGGTCCTCCCTGTGCCTGTGCTACAATCCCCCCCTGGAAAATGGGGCCATGGAGCAGAGGTCTCCCTGCTACGGCTTCCCTCAGGGCTGGGTGTCCCAGGGGATGTGCTGGggggtggggctgggggggcacgTGCCTGCCCTCAATGCCGCCTCGCTGCCCACAGGAGACGCGGCTGAAGGAGGGCATCGTGAAGCTGAAGCCGCATGAGGAGCCTCTGCGCTCGGAGCTGCTCAGTGGCAAGTTCACCATTCTGGTAGGTGGGGATACACccaccacccccctccccccccacccccgagTTACCCCAACCAGGCATCCTCAGGTGCCAGTGGGAGCTTCACCCCGTTTCCTCGCCAGAGCGTGCGGGACCCCTCTGGAGCCTCCATCGCCCTCTTCACAGCCAAGCTGCACCACCCCAGCAAGAGCATGCAGCATGTGGTGCTCCAGGCACTCTTCTACCTGCTGGACCGAGCAGTGGAGAGGTGAGCTCGCCTCTGCCAGGTACCAGCGTTAGagtggcagcccctgcccttgGGGAATGAGGGCACACACTGCTGCTCGATTGGGTCGTGATGGAATCCCTCTAGTAGGCTTTGCAGGGAAATCACGTCTGTCTGGTAAAGGTGAATTCCTGAAGGTTAAGTGGTGTCTGAGTCTGTCTGCATGCCTCTGGCTCTCCCATCCCTGTCCTTTCTTAGAGAAGAGAAGGGCTCAAGGCTCCCTGTGGCTTGAAATTCTCATCTTCCCCTGTTTCAAACTCAAGCAGTCATCCCCACAGAGATGTTCCACAAGGGATCAAAATTCCCTGGACCCTGCCCCAAGCTCTTCATAACCTTTCCCTGCCCAAGTCCAGGTTTCAGTTTAGCAAAGCCCCTGATTCCTGCAGGCTTTggccagggaggaggcagcccCACTGCTGGCAAGATGTAACGTGAACCCTGCTGAAAATATAAAGCCCGGATGGCCCCTTTATCCTGCTGGgctctttctggttttgaaattcCCCATCACGAGTAATGCAGCTCAGACAGGTTGTAGGAAGAGgtggcagagcagctgtggaGTGCAGAAGCAAGGTTTGGGTCTGTGAGTCCTTCTGGAAGCTGAAGATGAGGTTAGCATGGGGCAGACCTCCTCGTGCAGAAGCTGAGCGGTTCGATATTGCAGATTGATGTtgctctttcccctctctcagcTTTGAAACGCAGAGGAACGGGCTGGTGTTCATCTACGACATGGCAGGCTCGCAGTACACCAACTTTGAGCTGGACCTCAGCAAGAAGATCCTCAACCTGCTGAAGGTAACGGTGCTGGGGTGCCGCGGTGCCTGGGGACAGCGTGCGGGCCGCTTACTCACCGAGTACGTCAAGTCCTCAGGGTTGGACATAAACTTTCCCACCAGACCATGCTGACTGTGTCTCTGCTGAGGAGCACCAGCTCTAGCCCCACAGGACCGTGGGAGAGGTGTTGGGAGCCTGCCAGGTCCTGTGAGCTGTCCTGGTGCTGGGTTCCTCtcacagctgctggcagcacttttgggaaaacagatgcaaattattttttaatggtgCTGGCATTTCaagcctcctccttgctgcagaaaaaaaaaccccagcaaacatTGGCCCAGGGGTGTGTTCTCCACACAGGCTTCACCTGTCCCCCACGGAGCCTACCTAATTCCAAGGAAATCCTTTGTTTCTGTGTCAGAGCTGGGGGCTGCGTGTGAGGCATGATTTGGATGTGCCACAGCCACCTTGCTGCTTGTCCTCTCTGCTGGGACTTGTGTCCCCTtgacagagcacagagcagggcCGGCTCCCTCCCAGCGCCGTGGCTCACAcccctcctgcctgcagggTGCCTTCCCGGCCCGGCTCAAGAAGGTGTTCATCGTGGGAGCGCCCATGTGGTTTCGCGTGCCCTACTCCATCATCAGCCTGCTGCTGAAGGAGAAGCTGCGGGAGCGGGTGAGCATGGGTTCCCCAAGCCACGAGGCACTCTGCAGGGAAGGCTGAGACTGTGTGCCCTTTGGGACAGGATGCGGTCAGCAGCTTGTGCCCCTCGCCCCatctgctggaagctgctgagCCCAAATCTATGGGAAAGGGAGGCTCTCAGCCTGATTCACTGGGGCCAACCCCTTTCGGTATTTTCAGCAAATATCTTGAACCCCTTTTGAAATGGCCATCAATTCCTTCCTCTGTGGTGAGgctgctgacagcagccagcagaggCCATGGTAGATGATGAAAGGGAAATGAAACCTCTGCTGAGCATGTGGGAGGCAAGGGAAGCTTAAATACCTGTGCTCAGGCCTGATCTGGCAAAGCCAAAACTGCCCAAAATAGTTTCCTGAGCATCcgtggtgctgctggcagagccccTTTCCAGCCTgctggctgccagggctggctTTTAACCCTCTGCATTTGGTAGGAGCTCAGAGCCACTTTCAGATTTGGAGCAGGGTGTCAGTGTGTACCCCCACCCTGGGCACACAGGGATCCAGCCCCCGCCCCACTGCAGGCATTCAGCTGGGTGCCCTCCCAGGacaagggaggaagggagaagactctggtgctgctgggggaaaTCTCCGGGCTCCATCTGGACCTTGCTAAGACTTCTGGCATCCCGGTCTCTGTCCCAGCGCCCCCCTTCCATCCTTCTTGGAGTCACCCCTgcccctcctcttccttctgcagGTGCAGATGGTGAAGATGTCGGAGCTGAAGGAGCACCTGCCCCAGGAATGCCTCCCTGAGTACCTCGGGGGGTCCCTCAAACTGGACCCTCTCAGCTGGAACTGCCGGTTCCTGCCCCAGCAGAACGGGCACCCTGACCCCCTGGACGAGCTCATCCTGGTGCCACTGGTGGCCCCTAAAGATAATGGCTCCGTCCACGTCCCCGGGCCCAAGTCTCTCAcgctccaggagctgctggatcaTGTCAGCCACAAGCAGAAGCGAGGCATCTATGAAGAGTATGAAGATATTCGGCGCAGGAGTCCCACTGGCactttcttctgctctttgtGAGTCGGGGGGCAAGAAGCCAGGTGCGGGCCAGCATGGAGGCCCTTCTAGTGCTCCAAAAAAGCTGGGTTCCCCCCATTCCATGCCGCTGTTGCTCAGTGGTGGCCCACCTGCCTCTTTGGGGTGTGTTGTTTTGGGTTAGCAGTGGAGAGCCCCAGCCTAGCTATGCTGCGAGCCCCTCATgcagctcccgcagcccccGGGGGTgggggagagctgggcagggcaTGGCCGGGATGGGACCCGGCCGGGACTCTACTCCCGAGGCTTTGGCCAGGTgatggcagcagagcccaggctACGGGAGCCAGAGGCTTGCACAGGGCGAGGGATTGTgctgccttttccttcctgcctggAAAACACCCAACTCCCCCTCTCCTCCACAACCAGGGCACCCTACAACCAGGAGAAGAACCGGTATGGGGACGTGCCCTGCCTGGACCAAACCCGTGTGAAGCTGGCAAAGCCGTACAGCCGCCTGGAGGTgagccagccccagggccaaCGTGGCCATCCTGGCCCTGGGGCTCCACAGGGCTCATACTGCCTGTactttcccccccacccccaggtGACTGACTACATTAACGCAAGCTTCATGGATGGCTACAAGCAGAGGAGCGCCTACATCGGGACCCAGGGTATGGCCCCACACACCAAGGGGTGATTTTGCTCCTGCTGCATGTGTGGGCTTCAGCCACCAGCCGTAGTGGAGGACATCCTGGGAGTGGGGCAAGTCCCTCTCCTCTCTGGGTGCATTTACCCCTTTCTGGGTGTATTTACTCCCCTCCCAGG
This window encodes:
- the PTPN9 gene encoding tyrosine-protein phosphatase non-receptor type 9; translation: MAAELSAEEEQATKQFLEEINKWTGQYNVSPLSWNVAVKFLMARKFDVLRAIELFHSYRETRLKEGIVKLKPHEEPLRSELLSGKFTILSVRDPSGASIALFTAKLHHPSKSMQHVVLQALFYLLDRAVESFETQRNGLVFIYDMAGSQYTNFELDLSKKILNLLKGAFPARLKKVFIVGAPMWFRVPYSIISLLLKEKLRERVQMVKMSELKEHLPQECLPEYLGGSLKLDPLSWNCRFLPQQNGHPDPLDELILVPLVAPKDNGSVHVPGPKSLTLQELLDHVSHKQKRGIYEEYEDIRRRSPTGTFFCSLAPYNQEKNRYGDVPCLDQTRVKLAKPYSRLEVTDYINASFMDGYKQRSAYIGTQGPLENTYGDFWRMVWEQNVLVIVMTTRLEEGGRRKCGQYWPLEKDFQVYFGALTITNLGVENLNHYKKTILEIHSSETRERRLVSHFQYLSWPDYGVPSSAATLIDFLGAVKQQQRVAVSALGPRFRGHPGGPPIVVHCSAGIGRTGTFCALDICLSQLQDVGTLNIYQTVLRMRTQRAFSIQTPEQYYFCYSAVLEHAQREGLLLANHSRAAQEKSSLGH